In a single window of the Allobranchiibius huperziae genome:
- the secA gene encoding preprotein translocase subunit SecA, with protein MPKVVEKVLRAGEGRLLKKLQAIADQVNVLEEDFEKLSDAELRGETDKFKARLEEGETLDDLLPEAFAAVREAARRTIGKRHFDVQIMGGAALHMGNVAEMRTGEGKTLVATLPSYLNALSGKGVHVVTVNDYLAEYQSELMGRVHRALGLETGVILASMTPEERRVEYAKDITYGTNNEFGFDYLRDNMAWSQEELVQRGHHYAIVDEVDSILIDEARTPLIISGPADEATRWYVEFARIVDKLTRAPKKDPNNPTEVRKGDYEVDEKKKTVGILEPGIEKVEDLLGIENLYEAENTPLIGYLNNAIKAKELFKNDKDYVVIDGEILIVDEHTGRMLAGRRYNEGIHQAIEAKEGVDIKNENQTMATVTLQNYFRMYDKIAGMTGTAQTEAAELHQIYKVGVLTIPTNKPMIREDKSDLIYRSEKAKFGAVVADIVARHKEGQPVLVGTTSVEKSEYLSEQLRRRKVPHEVLNAKQHEREAAIVAQAGRKGAVTVATNMAGRGTDIMLGGNPEFIAVAALKKKGLDPAETPEEYEAAWDEALAKAEKSVKAAHEEVLELGGLYVLGTERHESRRIDNQLRGRAGRQGDPGESRFYLSLQDDLMRLFNNKLVERFMVGADGEDEVPIESKMVSRSIQSAQGQVESQNFEQRKNVLKYDDVLNRQRETIYRDRRRVLEGEDLEGQMRHFVNDVVDAYVDGATAEGFADDWDLDTLWAALKDLYPVSVTLAEVEDEVGGRSGLTAEVLGQELRSDAQHAYDAREKQLGERVTREVERRVVLSVLDHKWREHLYEMDYLKDGIHLRQFAQRDPLVEYQREGYEIFAAMNEGIKEESVQSVFHVEVDPQELEASLPKQSEEQMTLVAPNESGRAEAHLVDESGRIADKDSQLPRAQRRAKNKQEKKAATARSGGAGSSAKRKS; from the coding sequence GTGCCCAAAGTAGTCGAGAAGGTCCTTCGCGCCGGAGAAGGCCGCCTGTTGAAGAAGCTGCAGGCCATCGCCGACCAGGTCAACGTCCTGGAGGAGGACTTCGAGAAGCTCAGCGACGCCGAACTGCGTGGCGAGACCGACAAGTTCAAGGCGCGGCTCGAGGAGGGCGAGACCCTCGACGACCTGCTGCCCGAGGCGTTCGCCGCGGTCCGCGAGGCTGCCCGCCGCACCATCGGCAAGCGGCACTTCGACGTGCAGATCATGGGTGGCGCCGCGCTGCACATGGGCAACGTTGCCGAGATGCGCACCGGTGAGGGCAAGACGCTCGTCGCGACGCTGCCGTCCTACCTCAACGCACTGTCGGGCAAGGGCGTGCACGTCGTCACCGTCAACGACTACCTCGCGGAGTACCAGTCGGAGCTGATGGGCCGCGTGCACCGCGCGCTCGGTCTGGAGACCGGCGTCATCCTGGCGTCGATGACTCCGGAAGAGCGTCGCGTGGAGTACGCGAAGGACATCACCTACGGCACCAACAACGAGTTCGGCTTCGACTACCTGCGCGACAACATGGCGTGGTCGCAGGAGGAGCTGGTCCAGCGCGGGCACCACTACGCGATCGTCGACGAGGTCGACTCGATCCTGATCGACGAGGCGCGGACGCCGCTCATCATCAGCGGACCCGCCGACGAGGCCACCCGTTGGTACGTCGAGTTCGCCCGGATCGTCGACAAGCTGACCCGGGCGCCCAAGAAGGACCCCAACAACCCCACCGAGGTCCGCAAGGGCGACTACGAGGTCGACGAGAAGAAGAAGACCGTCGGCATCCTGGAGCCCGGGATCGAGAAGGTCGAGGACCTGCTCGGCATCGAGAACCTCTACGAGGCCGAGAACACCCCGCTGATCGGCTACCTCAACAACGCGATCAAGGCCAAGGAGCTGTTCAAGAACGACAAGGACTACGTCGTCATCGACGGCGAGATCCTGATCGTCGACGAGCACACCGGCCGGATGCTCGCCGGACGTCGCTACAACGAGGGCATCCACCAGGCGATCGAGGCCAAGGAGGGGGTGGACATCAAGAACGAGAACCAGACGATGGCCACCGTCACCTTGCAGAACTACTTCCGGATGTACGACAAGATCGCCGGGATGACCGGTACGGCCCAGACCGAGGCAGCCGAGCTGCACCAGATCTACAAGGTCGGCGTGCTCACCATCCCGACCAACAAGCCGATGATCCGCGAGGACAAGTCCGACCTGATCTACCGCTCCGAGAAGGCGAAGTTCGGCGCGGTCGTGGCAGACATCGTGGCGCGCCACAAGGAGGGCCAGCCGGTCCTCGTCGGCACGACCAGCGTGGAGAAGAGCGAGTACCTGTCCGAGCAGCTGCGCCGCCGCAAGGTGCCGCACGAGGTGCTCAACGCCAAGCAGCACGAGCGTGAGGCCGCGATCGTCGCGCAGGCCGGTCGCAAGGGTGCCGTCACCGTGGCCACCAACATGGCCGGCCGCGGCACCGACATCATGCTGGGCGGCAACCCAGAGTTCATCGCGGTCGCAGCGCTGAAGAAGAAGGGCCTGGACCCGGCCGAGACGCCGGAGGAGTACGAGGCCGCGTGGGACGAGGCGCTGGCCAAGGCCGAGAAGTCGGTGAAGGCGGCGCACGAGGAAGTCCTCGAACTCGGCGGTCTCTACGTGCTCGGCACCGAGCGCCACGAGTCGCGCCGGATCGACAACCAGCTGCGCGGTCGCGCGGGGCGCCAGGGCGACCCGGGCGAGAGCCGTTTCTACCTCTCGCTGCAGGACGACCTCATGCGGTTGTTCAACAACAAGCTGGTCGAGCGGTTCATGGTCGGCGCCGACGGCGAGGACGAGGTGCCCATCGAGTCCAAGATGGTCAGCCGCTCGATCCAGAGCGCGCAGGGCCAGGTCGAGAGCCAGAACTTCGAACAGCGCAAGAACGTGCTCAAGTACGACGACGTGCTGAACCGTCAGCGCGAGACCATCTACCGCGACCGTCGCCGGGTCCTCGAGGGTGAGGACCTGGAGGGGCAGATGCGCCACTTCGTCAACGACGTGGTCGACGCGTACGTCGACGGCGCGACGGCCGAGGGCTTCGCCGACGACTGGGACCTGGACACCCTGTGGGCCGCGCTCAAGGACCTCTACCCGGTGTCGGTCACGTTGGCCGAGGTCGAGGACGAGGTGGGCGGCCGGTCCGGGCTGACCGCCGAGGTGCTGGGCCAGGAGCTGCGCTCGGATGCCCAGCACGCGTACGACGCACGGGAGAAGCAGCTCGGCGAGCGGGTCACCCGTGAGGTCGAGCGCCGCGTCGTGCTCTCCGTGCTGGACCACAAGTGGCGCGAGCACCTCTACGAGATGGACTACCTCAAGGACGGCATCCACCTGCGCCAGTTCGCGCAGCGCGACCCGCTCGTGGAGTACCAGCGCGAGGGGTATGAGATCTTCGCGGCGATGAACGAGGGGATCAAGGAGGAGTCGGTCCAGAGCGTCTTCCATGTCGAGGTCGATCCGCAGGAGCTGGAGGCGTCGCTGCCCAAGCAGTCCGAGGAGCAGATGACGCTGGTCGCGCCGAACGAGTCCGGCCGCGCCGAGGCCCACCTGGTCGACGAGTCGGGCCGGATCGCCGACAAGGACTCCCAGCTGCCGCGCGCGCAGCGGCGCGCCAAGAACAAGCAGGAGAAGAAGGCGGCGACGGCGCGGTCGGGGGGCGCAGGGAGCTCGGCCAAGCGCAAGAGCTGA
- a CDS encoding Rv3235 family protein: MSSTASSTAPAHVGVRPLRIRPAVDVEPGVLSEGELDRLYADAAGIGRGGRRYVQSCLAVDFRSANEDSYFGPQATLRTQLPEPVAWVRAMTAALLESMTGSRPPQQFARSMTTDLYSALCRRHAVARRRGAVGARRSVIRKIATCEPADGVVEASVVVHHEGRVRAIALRISGVDGRWLITAFELG; this comes from the coding sequence ATGAGTTCGACAGCTTCGTCAACGGCTCCCGCGCACGTCGGCGTACGGCCGCTACGGATCCGGCCCGCGGTCGACGTGGAGCCCGGCGTGCTCAGTGAGGGCGAACTCGACCGCCTCTACGCCGACGCCGCCGGCATCGGACGCGGCGGCAGGCGCTACGTGCAGTCCTGCCTCGCGGTCGACTTCCGCAGCGCGAACGAGGACTCCTACTTCGGACCGCAGGCCACGCTGCGCACGCAGTTGCCCGAACCGGTCGCCTGGGTGCGGGCGATGACCGCGGCGCTGCTGGAGAGCATGACCGGGTCACGCCCGCCGCAGCAGTTCGCCCGGTCGATGACCACCGACCTGTACTCCGCGCTCTGCCGCCGGCACGCCGTCGCGAGACGGCGCGGGGCGGTCGGGGCGCGCCGCAGCGTCATCCGCAAGATCGCCACCTGCGAGCCCGCCGACGGCGTCGTCGAGGCAAGCGTGGTCGTGCACCACGAGGGCCGCGTACGGGCGATCGCGCTGCGGATCAGCGGGGTGGACGGCCGGTGGCTGATCACCGCGTTCGAGCTGGGCTGA
- a CDS encoding LysM peptidoglycan-binding domain-containing protein, whose product MTTSDGIASNLRPGRAGALGAGAVAMLLVAAWWSVRSVTAVYADLDRRATISTVDAVPLVIRGALVLALLWAILVVLAGLRVVRSTPRELPGGLVGRVALVLLAATMTTTLAGRPAGAQAATLRSVDAVVHAPVPGFGSAVPRSRAEMDDCAPVPGWTAPAPSPTRARGAESAPLVTGCAGSAHDGTEVVVRRGDSLWSLVGRELRTDDPAAIAAEWPRWYTHNRQLIGPDPDLLQVGQILHRPEASVLMNTPAPQGDPR is encoded by the coding sequence ATGACGACATCCGACGGGATCGCCTCGAACCTTCGCCCCGGCCGCGCAGGTGCGCTCGGCGCGGGCGCGGTCGCCATGTTGCTGGTCGCGGCGTGGTGGTCGGTCCGATCGGTGACAGCGGTCTATGCCGACCTGGATCGGCGCGCGACCATCAGCACCGTCGACGCCGTTCCCCTGGTCATCCGCGGCGCGCTGGTCCTGGCCCTGCTCTGGGCGATCCTGGTCGTGCTCGCCGGCTTGCGCGTCGTCCGAAGCACTCCGCGCGAGCTGCCCGGCGGGCTCGTCGGTCGCGTCGCCCTGGTGCTGCTGGCCGCGACGATGACCACGACACTGGCCGGTCGACCCGCCGGCGCGCAGGCGGCCACCCTGCGCAGCGTCGATGCTGTCGTGCATGCCCCCGTGCCCGGCTTCGGCTCTGCCGTGCCCCGCAGCCGCGCGGAGATGGACGATTGCGCACCGGTTCCCGGCTGGACCGCACCGGCGCCCTCCCCCACCCGCGCTCGCGGCGCTGAGAGCGCGCCGTTGGTCACCGGCTGCGCGGGCAGCGCACACGACGGCACCGAGGTCGTCGTACGCCGTGGCGACAGTCTCTGGTCCCTCGTCGGCCGCGAGTTGCGCACCGACGACCCGGCCGCCATCGCCGCCGAGTGGCCGCGCTGGTACACCCACAACCGGCAGCTGATCGGTCCCGATCCCGACCTGCTTCAAGTCGGACAGATCCTCCACCGCCCCGAAGCGTCCGTGCTCATGAACACCCCCGCCCCGCAAGGAGATCCACGATGA
- a CDS encoding helix-turn-helix domain-containing protein, translated as MPARFVQIADVAETLNISARQAYGLVASGELPAIKVGKSWRVEVAELENYIQRAYAQTRTRVESGTVDAD; from the coding sequence GTGCCCGCTCGATTCGTGCAGATCGCCGACGTCGCCGAGACGCTCAACATCTCCGCCCGCCAGGCCTACGGATTGGTCGCTTCAGGTGAGTTGCCCGCGATCAAGGTGGGCAAGAGCTGGCGGGTCGAGGTCGCCGAGCTGGAGAACTACATCCAGCGCGCGTACGCGCAGACGCGCACCCGCGTCGAGTCCGGCACCGTCGACGCCGACTGA
- a CDS encoding wax ester/triacylglycerol synthase family O-acyltransferase — protein MADRLSSLDASFLYLEQATTPLHVGSVMIFEPGPDGFSYELLLDLVGNRISYVPRYRQRVREVPGRVSPPVWVDDEDFDLSYHVRRSALPRPGTVAQLEEFVARIQARALDRDRPLWEIYLVEGLERGRFALVTKTHEALVDGQNAVDLTQVIVDADPGREVALPRLWRPAKAPSDMELLAAAAVDVLRRPTEVARGVRDAVTGVRSIATQALSTVGDVAGVLARSVTRPAPSSPLNRPIGAHRRYVMVESDLAAYQAVRNRVAAAEDLQESPDGEITPVTSITVHAVVLATITGALRTWLMTRGEGMGGAEKIRAMVPLSVAGREGESGLVVPCFIDLPVGEPRPMMRLHQVAYDMQQQVEGGASARSLASLGGYAPTTLHSLGSRLGSAISRRMFNLVITNVPGPQQPLYAADAQLESTYPVIPLAKGQALTIGLTSYDGKVCFGLNADRDAMPDLDVLGQCIEDALAELAHEGAA, from the coding sequence GTGGCCGACCGACTCAGTTCCCTCGATGCCTCGTTCCTCTATCTGGAGCAGGCCACGACGCCCCTGCACGTCGGGTCGGTGATGATCTTCGAACCCGGGCCGGACGGGTTCTCCTACGAGCTGCTGCTCGACCTGGTCGGCAACCGGATCTCCTACGTGCCCCGCTACCGCCAGCGGGTGCGGGAGGTGCCGGGCCGGGTCAGCCCGCCGGTGTGGGTGGACGACGAGGACTTCGACCTCAGCTACCACGTACGCCGCTCCGCGCTGCCGCGGCCGGGGACGGTCGCGCAGCTGGAGGAGTTCGTCGCCCGCATCCAGGCGCGTGCTCTGGACCGCGACCGGCCGCTGTGGGAGATCTACCTGGTCGAGGGTCTGGAGCGAGGCCGGTTCGCGCTCGTCACCAAGACCCACGAGGCGCTCGTGGACGGTCAGAACGCGGTCGACCTGACCCAGGTCATCGTCGACGCCGACCCGGGCCGTGAGGTCGCGCTGCCGCGGTTGTGGCGACCGGCGAAGGCGCCCAGTGACATGGAGTTGCTCGCGGCGGCGGCCGTCGATGTGCTGCGCCGTCCGACCGAGGTCGCCCGCGGAGTACGCGACGCCGTCACCGGCGTCAGATCCATTGCGACACAGGCTCTCTCGACCGTCGGAGACGTCGCCGGAGTGCTCGCCCGCAGCGTCACGCGGCCGGCCCCGTCCAGTCCTTTGAACCGACCGATCGGCGCACATCGCCGCTATGTCATGGTCGAGAGCGACCTGGCGGCCTATCAGGCGGTCCGCAACCGGGTGGCCGCCGCGGAGGACCTGCAGGAGTCGCCCGACGGCGAGATCACACCCGTCACCTCCATCACCGTGCACGCCGTCGTGCTGGCGACCATCACGGGCGCACTGCGCACCTGGCTGATGACCCGGGGTGAGGGCATGGGCGGTGCGGAGAAGATCCGCGCCATGGTGCCGCTCAGCGTCGCCGGGCGCGAGGGTGAGAGCGGACTGGTGGTGCCGTGCTTCATCGATCTGCCGGTGGGGGAGCCGCGGCCGATGATGCGCCTGCATCAGGTCGCCTACGACATGCAGCAACAGGTCGAGGGAGGTGCCAGTGCGCGGTCGCTGGCCAGCCTCGGCGGGTACGCGCCGACGACGCTGCACTCCCTGGGCTCCCGGCTGGGCAGCGCCATCTCGCGTCGCATGTTCAACCTGGTGATCACCAACGTCCCCGGCCCGCAGCAGCCGCTCTACGCGGCCGACGCGCAACTGGAGAGCACCTACCCCGTGATCCCTCTGGCCAAGGGCCAGGCGCTCACGATCGGGCTCACGTCGTACGACGGGAAGGTCTGCTTCGGGCTGAACGCCGACCGCGACGCGATGCCCGATCTGGACGTGTTGGGGCAGTGCATCGAGGACGCGCTGGCCGAGCTGGCGCACGAGGGAGCAGCATGA
- a CDS encoding DUF6912 family protein, with protein MKRVYLPLTASQLHTLQGTRRLPDDELVGFAVTELLTETLPASEDDEGREYAALQEAALQSASRGGRVVVAADVDDELVQPPAAGDEGSPGRVLVREGLDLRRVVSLQVLDPAGERDPDSDLDLSWYDVTELAQLLLDLGEA; from the coding sequence ATGAAACGGGTCTACCTGCCGCTGACGGCGTCGCAGCTGCACACATTGCAGGGCACACGACGTCTGCCCGACGACGAGCTGGTGGGGTTCGCCGTCACCGAGCTGCTGACGGAGACGCTGCCGGCGTCGGAGGACGACGAGGGTCGCGAGTACGCCGCTCTGCAGGAGGCAGCGCTGCAGTCCGCCAGTCGCGGCGGCCGGGTGGTCGTCGCAGCGGACGTCGACGACGAACTGGTGCAGCCGCCCGCCGCGGGGGATGAGGGATCACCGGGCCGGGTGCTCGTCCGCGAGGGGCTCGACCTGCGGCGCGTGGTCAGCCTGCAGGTGCTGGACCCCGCGGGCGAACGCGATCCGGACAGCGACCTGGACCTGTCCTGGTACGACGTGACCGAGCTGGCGCAGCTGCTGCTCGACCTCGGCGAGGCCTGA